The genomic stretch TGAAACTCTCCATCACCTCTTTGCCCTTGCTACGGGTAAATTCACCGGACTGGGTACGGACTATCTGCACGTTGTCAGCCTGTTTCAGCGCCTCGGCAAAGCCCTGTTTACGGTCAATCGCCACGCTGGCGCCGACGGTGCCCTGCAGTTCAACCACGTTACAGGCTTGGCTGCCGACTTTATCAATCAGCCATTGACCGGCGACTTTGCCTTCCAGCACGTTGTCAGCGGTGATAGCGGTGGTATAGAGCGAGTCATCCTCTACGCTGATGCCGCGGTCGAGCAGAAAGACCGGAATATCATAGTCACGGGCTTCTTCCAGGACCGGACCCCAGCCCGTCTGCACCACTGGGGCGATAAAGATGGCATCCACGCCCTGGGCGATGAACGAACGGACCGCTTTGATCTGATTTTCCTGTTTTTGCTGTGCATCAGCAATTTTGAGGTTAATACCGCGTTTTTCTGCTTCTGCTTTGGAAACGGCGGTTTCGGCGGCTCGCCAACCGGATTCAGAACCAATTTGTGAGAAGCCGACGGTAAGGGTGTTGGCCAGCAGTGAACCGGACATCAGTACCGCACTGATGGAGGCAGCTAAAGAGAGTTTTTTTAACATGATTTATTCCCTATCTTGTTGATTTTTTTGTTTCACTCTCGGAGTAGACGTATGGCTTTTAGCTATCTGGCGCTGGAATTTTAGAATGTGTTATCAGCGGGCCAGATATGAGAGTGAGTTAATAATAGGTTGATCAATTGTTAAGCAGCTAGAGCTCGGTCACAGAAAGGTTTTGCCAGCAAATATGTCCATTTTATTAGCATTATTGCGCAGTTTGGCGGGTATTCGCCGCCATTTCGCAGCGATTCGTGACCACAGGGCGGACTGAAGGGAATGAATGAGAAGCGGCGCATAAAAAAGCCTCCTTATTGCAGGCAATAAGGAGGCAAAACAGCAGAAAGTTCCCCACTTACTGCGATTTCTGTTTATAGCGGTCAAAAATAACGGCTGCCAGCAGAATTGCGCCGCGCACGACGTATTGGGCAAACGGTGACATATTGAGCAGGTTCATGGCATTCTCAACCGTGCCCAGGATCAGCACCCCGGCAATCACATAAGAGACTTTACCTATGCCGCCTT from Vibrio ostreae encodes the following:
- the ytfQ gene encoding galactofuranose ABC transporter, galactofuranose-binding protein YtfQ gives rise to the protein MLKKLSLAASISAVLMSGSLLANTLTVGFSQIGSESGWRAAETAVSKAEAEKRGINLKIADAQQKQENQIKAVRSFIAQGVDAIFIAPVVQTGWGPVLEEARDYDIPVFLLDRGISVEDDSLYTTAITADNVLEGKVAGQWLIDKVGSQACNVVELQGTVGASVAIDRKQGFAEALKQADNVQIVRTQSGEFTRSKGKEVMESFIKAENNGKNICAVFAHNDDMAIGAIQAIKEAGLKPGSDIVIVSIDAVPDIFKAMLNGEANATVELTPNMAGPAFDALIALKDKGTVPPKKIVTESKLYLPDDAQSQLELKQDLGY